The nucleotide sequence GGACTGTGGTCTGAAGAGAGGCTAAGGGACTTGGATTGCTTTACATTTTGTGTTTCAATGTTATCGCACCTGGTCGTAAAATGCAGATTTTGTTCGGTTTGAAAGACGGGATGTAGCAGAGCTTTAGAGGAAATCGAATCAATGGATGTAATTTTCGTTCTACTTTCTTGTTGCAGTCTGATACAGTCACACATGGATTTGTATGCTCTAAATGGATGTGTTAAAAGCTCCTTAAGAGTTTGGTGTTTGTTTGGAATCATTCAAGAATGATATACATCAGTAACAACAAGAATAAATCATAGCACCATTCATAACAAAACCAATGGAAATAATACATACTTTTGTTAGGTTCGTATCAAACACATATGACAATCAAAAGGCAGAACCAGTGTTCTTGGATTTCCCAAGCATCATCTCTTTGGCTTCATTAATCTTAGAAGCAAGATAGTGACTGCCTCCAGCGTCCGGGTGGTTTGCAACCATTACTCTCCGATGAGCTTCCTTTACCTTCTCTGCCACAACACTTTCCCTGTTATATAAACACACCACCACACAAAACTCAGTCAATTTTCATTTAAAACTCCTAAACGACCAACAGTGCAAAATaagattcaaaaacataaactatggAGGGAGTTTGCTTTGATCTGAGCGGTGTTAAATTGACCCCTAATAACTTGCAGAACAACACTACAAACAGATTttcaaacccaacaaaaaacatCTGATGGGCACTGCATATGTTGGATCTATTAACTACAACCACCAAGGTTCTGAAGGGAATCAGCCTCAGTCTCAGGACCAGTTCAATTtgagtaacaaaaacaaaaaagatgaagCAGGTTCAAGAAAGGGACGAACCTAACTCCAAGAATGAGAGCAGCTTCTCGGCGTGTCATAGCACTTTGGAAACCACCTTCATAAAACCTGCGCATTCTAGGCACACGTGGCCTAGCTTTGAAAGCTTGCCAAGCCAATATACCATATCTACCAGCATATGCAGCTGCAGCTACAGCGGCACCTGCGATCATTGGCGTAGCCTGTGtagccaaaacaaaaaggtcagatacaacaaaaaaaaaaaggaacacaCTTTAGCTTCCGAAAATCAAAGATAAGAAACACTCTCAATTGATATCACAGAACCACACTGATAAGATCATCTCTGTATCCAATTTTTGTTGTGACCGAAACAGAACACTAAGACAACAAACGGATCCTGACTAAAACCATCATCAAACCTATCTAAATTTGAGATTCTTAGGTGTTGTAAACATCGTCTTAgctgtaaattttaaatttttttaattcgaTTAACAAACGAAAATTAGTGACTAAAAATTTCACGATACTCCTCTAATTGTTCAAGGAGAGAAATACATTAATCCAGCTTAAACGGAAACAAGaacagaccaaaaaaaaaaagaagaaaaaaacaaaaactcaccaTAATTCACGTTGATTCAAGCGAAGTATTAGCCCGGAGAAAATACAATCGGATTAATAAATCCCAATAAAAGTTTTTTCGAGTCTCTCGATCGAATTGGGGAATGGGTTTAGGGTTCTTCgagggagagaaaaaaataaaaaaatctatgcTGCggtgttttaatttgatttgttttcttctggtTTTTTTGCGTGGGCAAGAGGTCGGTTTGATAAGTACTATATttcctttataaaaaataataatgtcgGTTCAACAAAATGGTCGGTTATGTGAGTCAATGCCGGTCCGGTCATTCTTGACATTCTTGTAATAAAAGGTCAAAACTCTCTATATCGTCCGGAGTATGAcggttttgtttcgtttcttccTAAGTTCAATAATATTCTTCAATGaatgtttgattgatttctcGCCTAATATATTCTGAATGATGTTTACGACTACAATTTTCAAGTTATAAAAGCTATTGAAAGAACTGATACAAAAggtttagatatataaattacaacGTCAAATTCCAATTAATACATATCTCGGATTTGtccaataatatatttaaagaagTAGagaacacaaatttaaaaggtaaaaaaacattatcgtcgaataataaaatttattgtagcaAAAAATAAATGACTGACGAcgcttacaagttacaactgcACAAATGAATGACGACCAAATGAAGGGAACACATAACTCTTACAACAATCTCGGACGCATCCTTTTAAGtgggaaaataataaatatatttaaaagatcaaacccaaatataaaaatacctCAGCTGCCTCCTCCGTTGGTCACCGCAACACCGCCACTCTCCACCTTGGGCGGAGCTGAGAATCTCCGTGGTTTAGGCAATGCAGGTGAAGCTGGATACGAGAGCCGTTTCTTAGCTGATCCCTTGTCTGTGAACCCTTCGTTTTCCTGTGTGGTACCACCTGATGGGCTTTGCGGCTTGAGCCTGGCTCTAGCTGATTTTGTTGGAACCATGTAGCTTGGGAGAGCCGGTGAGCCAGCAAGGCTTTCGTCGTCTCTA is from Camelina sativa cultivar DH55 chromosome 20, Cs, whole genome shotgun sequence and encodes:
- the LOC104768469 gene encoding mitochondrial import inner membrane translocase subunit TIM14-3, which gives rise to MATPMIAGAAVAAAAYAGRYGILAWQAFKARPRVPRMRRFYEGGFQSAMTRREAALILGVRESVVAEKVKEAHRRVMVANHPDAGGSHYLASKINEAKEMMLGKSKNTGSAF